CCCGGTCCAATTGAATGGTTACAGGCTGTCCGGCGTGAGCTACATTCCGGTCTTGGTCTGTGACTAAGATGCGTTTGACTTTCGCTTTTTCACGGCTAGGCAGTGTCGTCAATTCATCACCTACCGCGATGGTCCCCGCCTCAATCTGGCCTTGGAAGCCGCGGAACGTGTGGTCAGGACGGCATACGCGCTGAATCGGCATCATAAATTCTTTCGAGTCATCGGAGCGATGAACATCCACATTCTCTAAGTATGGCAGCAAAGCAAGGCCTTCGTACCATGGGGTATTGTCTGATTTTTTCGTGATGTTATCCCCTTCTGTTGCAGAAACAGGGATGACCTGGATGCTTTCAAGGCTGAACTCGGAGGACATGCGGGCGAAGTCTTCTTTAATGTCATTAAAGATTTTCGGATCAAAGCCCACCAAATCCATTTTGTTCACAGCTAGAACGAGATGCTTGATCCCCATGAGTGCACAAATCCGAGTGTGGCGCTTGGTTTGAGTAATAACGCCCTTCGTTGCATCTACAAGGATAACCGCTAGATCCGCAAAAGAGGCACCTACTGCCATGTTACGTGTATATTCTTCATGCCCCGGAGTATCCGCTACAATGAAGGAACGGTGATCCGTCGTAAAGTACCGGTAAGCTACATCAATCGTAATCCCTTGTTCACGCTCAGCGAGCAGTCCGTCAAGCAGCAAGGAATAGTCGATCTTGCCGCCGCGGCTGCCTAGTCTACTGTCCAATTCCAATGCTCTCTCTTGGTCAGCGAACAACAGCTTTGCATCATAAAGCATATGTCCAATTAACGTGGATTTCCCATCGTCCACACTTCCGCAGGTAATAAATTTAAGCAGACTTTTCATTTTAGAAATAGCCCTCCCGTTTCCGTCTTTCCATACTTCCAGCCGCTTCTTGGTCAATCACGCGAGTTGTCCGTTCGGATGAAACTGCGCCAAGCGTCTCCTCGATAATGGTATCCAGCGTGTCGGCCTCCGACTCAGCACCGCCTGTAAGCGGGTAGCAGCCTAGTGTGCGGAACCGCATTTTCTTCATTTCAACCTTCTCATGAGGCTCGAGCTTCATCCGGTCATCATCCACCATGATGAGATGTCCATCACGTTCAACGACAGGTCTTTCTTTCGCGAAATAAAGAGGCACAATGTCAATGTTTTCTCTGCGAATGTACTGCCAGATATCTTTTTCCGTCCAGTTGGAAATCGGGAACACGCGGATGCTCTCGCCTTTATTAATTCTTGTGTTGAAAAGCTTCCACATTTCCGGGCGTTGGTTCTTCGGATCCCAAGCATGATTCTTGTTACGGAATGAGAAAATCCGCTCTTTCGCGCGCGATTTCTCCTCGTCACGTCTTCCGCCGCCAAACGCAGCTGTAAATCCGTACTTGTCCAATCCCTGCTTCAACGCTTGGGTTTTCATAATATCGGTATACGCCGAACCATGATCAAAGGGATTGATTCCTTGTTCAATTCCTTCTTGATTGGAATGAACAATCATTTGAATGCCGAATTCTTTCGCCTTGCGATCGCGGAACTCGATCATTTCTTTGAACTTCCAGGTCGTATCGATATGCATGAAAGGAAACGGCGGCTTCTCCGGATAGAATGCCTTCAGCGCCAAATGCAGCATCACGGAGCTGTCCTTCCCGATCGAATACAGCATCACTGGATTTTCACATTCCGCCGCAACCTCTCGAATAATATAAATCGCTTCAGCCTCGAGTTGATCCAGATGCGTCATTTCATCTATGGAATCAAGCATTTGCTTTTGCATGCAAAGGTGCCTCCTTTTTAATCCCCACTAAGTTTATAGTATTTCTTATATTCTAACAGATTCTAGCTTTTATGCAAAGTGGAAGAAAGTAAATTTCTTTAGATTTTTATCGGTTTTGTCGAAGCGCATCAGCGCCATTGTCGAAATTCGTCGATCCCGTTCCTATCATACCACTTCGCGGCCTTTAATGTTTACCTTTTCATGCTTGAATAGGGAAGCTTGGGGAAAGCACTTACAAAAATATTAAAGAAAAAATGACCTGTATACGGGGAGGTATACGGTCATTTGATTACGGTGCGTTGCTGTAGCCACTACACTGTACCTGCTATTTTACCGCGGCAATTACTTCCCTCAACGAATGTAGCCATTAGCTGAACAAATGGTTCCCAAGATGATCAGTGGATTTTACTATACAATCGTTCAGACTGAAGCTGAGCAAGTTAGAAGCCCTCTTCCGTTTAAGTTACTCCGCCTCTGGTTCGTCCTCATAGTCTACGGCAAAATCGTAAAACAGATCAGCTAACCCATCATGAAACCCCCAACCGATTCCGTCTGTATTGCGAACAATCGCCTTTAACCTTCCTTGAAACCTAAGATACAGTCCTATCCCGTTATCCGCGCTGATTTTATTTAATGCATTCTGGTACATAGATACCATACTGGAATAATACGATTCATACATATCTCCGTAATCGTTGGTAAACTCCACACCTAACTCAACATAGTAGATCATTAAATCTATTGTTTTAGCAAGATTATTGCTTAGTTTACCAAACTCGGTAATGGCTTTCTTGGCTTCTGCCAGCTTAAGCTTGGGTTCACCCCGTTTTGGGTAAAACTGGTGCAGAATTTTGTCCTTAGCCTCATCAAATAACTGATTTTCCGTACTTTCAGGGTCCAGCATCATGTGGATGTACTTTTTCACATCGTTATTTGATTTATAACAGTCGATAATAATGGAGACAAGTTCCTCAGCTTTGTAGGTTTTTAATTGCTTTTTAAGATCTGGAATCGATATCTTGGTCATATGATTTGCTTCCCCTCGTTATTTCTTGTCACCTCTTCAGCTTCATGCCGGTAGATCCCATTGTACGATAGCCTATAGTGAGCTATTTGATTCGCTGTAGCTCTGGGATGTGTCCGTTTGTGGTTTCTCCAGCAATTGTCCAATCTCTAAGTGTAGTTTATCATAGGGGGATTTTAACCGAGAACAACAACATCTAATAAAAAAGAGCGTGCAAATGGTCCAACGACCAACACACGCCCTCATTCCCAGCAGTACTATTCTGTTGTCCTTATTTCATCGAGTCGATCAGCGCTGCGATTTCCGGGCTCAATTGGAGAGAGCGCAGTAAGACGGTCAATGCCTCGGCACGAGTCGTGCTCTTGTCCGGAGCAAAGGAGCCCTCGTCTTCGCCGTTGATGATACCCGCTTCAGCAGCAGCCTCAATCTGATCTTTGTTCCAAGAATCGCCGATATCGCGGAAGACCGTACTGCCGCTCTCTTGAACATGGCTCAAGTCGATGATTCTGGACATGATTGCCACCATCTCTGCTCGAGTAATGTCTTGATCCGCGCGGAATGTGCCATCTTCGTAGCCGTTAAGGATACCGTTGGAGGCAAGAGCCATGATGGAAGCCTTCGCCCAATTTCCGCTGATGTCGCTGAATGTACCGGTATAAACCGTACCTGTGCCTATGTTGAAGGCTTTGGCAACGATGGCTGCGAACTCGCCTCGGGAAATGTTGGCGTCCGGCTTAAAGGAACCGTCCTCATACCCATCGACGACCCCAAGCTTGGAGAAAACCTTGATGCCTTCAGCTGCCCAATGATCAGATACATCGTTGAAGGCTGTTGGAGCATTCGAGGATTTGAGCTTATCAGTTAACACTTCCTTTAATACGGCAACCGATTTGGAATCCGACAGATCGAAGACCGGTCGACCGGGAGTGACAGCTACAACAGGTGCAGGCTTGTGACTCTGTTCCGGCAGATTCGCATCTGTACCATCATCCTGCGATGACTCTGCCGGTTCGTTGCTGTCCGCAGGGCTTGTTGTTCCTCCACTACCGTTCGAGGAGTCGGAGGATTTGTGTTTTTTAGTTGTTACTTCGACACTTGGCCCATTGATTGACCAATTCCCTGCTGCATCTCCTGCCTGAACGGTGAACGTATACGTCGTGTTATGACTAAGACCTGATACGCTATATGGATAGGTGCTTCCAGTTACTGTAGCGATCAGTTTGGAATCTTGGTACAAGCGGTAAGCCGTTACGCTTACATTATCGCTGGCACCGTTCCACGAAAGGCTCACACTGTCTTTGGAGATACTAGGCGCACTCAACGCTCCTGAGGTCCAGCTTGGCGCAGTTGTATCATTGACCACAGAGGTATTCATGGTGTTGGTGAATGCCCATGGTTCTGCGCCTTTCACAACATTTGTAAAGCTTACATTTGTAAAGGAACTATTTTTCAAGTAACTAATGCTGGTTGCCGGCGTGTTATTGAAGGAAACTTTGTTAAAATGGATATCCTCATGCGGCGCATCGCCGGTTCCCGATACAAAGATCGCACTCTTCGTAGAAGAGTCTACGGATACGTTATAAACAAAGATGTGCTTGAAGCGGCCCATATCCGGTGCCGGATCATTCGTGCTGGACGGATAAGCGGAAGTGAATTCGAACGGGTATTCATCCCCATCTGAGACATCCTTCATGGCCGAATCCCGGAACACAATATTTCGGGCTCCGCCGCCGATACCCGCTCCTGTCTTGGCACGAAGTCCAACGCCGATTCCGTTCATGACATTGTCTTCCGCAATGATATTTTGAATCCATGCAGCGGTATTGCTGCCTGCCACTACGGCTCCATGACCGTGACGGAAGTAGTTGTTAAAGATCCAGATATTTTCTACAGGATGATTCTTTTCAGCTGCTGCACCGACACCTGCGGCAAAGTTAACATCGTCATCTCCGGTGTCAAAGACACTGTTAATGACCGTAAGCCCCGTTCCGCTCATATCGATACCGTCGCCGTTGTTGCAATCGAAGGTCATTATTTTGACCCCGTTCAGCGTAACATTGGTACTGCCCACAGACAGCGTGTGCATGGAAGGATTCACGATCGAAAGCCCGCCCCCAAAGTACACGTTGGTGACATCTTTTGCGGTGATCAGGTTGGATCTTGTCTTATAAGCGTCCTCCGCGCTAAAGCCCCAGCTTAATGCCAGATTATACTGCGCCGCTGCAAGAATACCGTTGGTCGCAACGGTGCCGGAGCTGCTTTTTTAGGGAGACTGGGAATCCGTCTGCATCCGGGGTATCCTGCTTCCACCCATTGCCGTCGATAGTGCCTGTTCCGGTAAAACGGATGTTCTCCAGAACCGTATCTGTAGAAATAGCATTGATTAACGAATAAGTCTTAACTGCGGATTGATGAGTAGGATCCGGATAAGGGAAATCCGCCGCATTCTCCGAAGCCTTCAGTGTTCCATTGACTTCAAAGGTGATGTTGCTCTTATTGATCCAAAGTGAACCGGATACAAATGTTTGTCCTGCAGGGATGACCACTTTACCTCCTTCCGGAGTCGCGTCAATCGCTGCCTGAATCGCTGCTGTATCAACAGTTGCTCCGTCACCGACAGCACCATAATCGGTAACATCAAAAACTTGTGGAGTCGCGGCCGTTGCTTGTGTAACGGAATTGCTGTCAGCAGATTCATTACCGCTGCTGTCCACCGATCGGACTACAAAGGTGTGTGTCGTATTCGGAGTAAGCCCTGTCACGGTATACGTGTGATTGCTAATGCGAACAGCCTCGCTGTTACTGGAATCCGCATAGAAGCTGTCGATAAAAGATTTCGCAGGAGACGCTGTATTTTGGTTCGCGCTTCCTATTTTAACTCCGTCCATGTAAACGTTGTAATCCGCAATATCGGCCTCCGCATAGTTGTCAGGCTTCGTCCACACTAAGGTAATACTGGTGTCATCATACGCTAGAGTTGGTACGGATACATGCTGAGGCGGCAGTAAGGCTGCATCTGTAGACGGAAGCGTAACCTCTACACTTGGCCCATCCGTTGACATACATCCTGCATCGTCAAGCGCCTCCACTTTAAAGGCATAGGAAGCACCTGCAGTCAGGCCTACAACCGTATACATATCGCTGCTTGCATCCACAGTTGCAATCGGAGCCGATACGCCTTGCTGGAAGATCGCATAGCCGGTTACGCCTATTGGATCCGTTGCGCCGCTCCATGTCAAAGTTACGGAATCATGGAGGGTGGCTGTATACACCGGTCCCGCCTGGTTAGGCTGAGCAGAAATCGTATTCGACGCCGTCAATGAAGCAGCTTGCCAGGACGGCGCCGCTGGTGTGACTACCTGTACAGAGGGGCCGTCAGTCGAGCTATTACCCGCTTCATCCACAGCCTCTACAGTAAAGGTATAACTGGTTGAAGGAGTCAAACTCGTCAAATCGCTGGTGGTCACAGCACCGTCCACCGTTGCCACAGGCACCGCGCTGTCTCCTTGATAGATCTTATATTTCTCTACACCTACATTATCATCTGCGTGAGTCCATGTAAGTGTTAATCCGGTTTGCGTTTCGTTAGAGCTAGTAACTTGCCCTGAGGGCCAAGTCGGCACTTCATGATCATCGATTGGAGCTGTTGTCGATACCGGCAGGCTTGGGCCGTCGCTGGACCAATTTTCCGATGAATCACCGGCTTCTATTTTAAATACATAATTTGTACTGGAATTCAGCCTTGTAACCGAATAACTGGTTGTATGGCCGTCGACCGCTGCGATCATAACAGGATTTGCCGAATCCGTAATATCGTACACTTTATAGCCCGTTACACCCGTAGAGTCGGATGCACCCGTCCATGTAAGATTTACTTTGTTCTGCGTGACGGAGGTTGCATGCAGATTACCTGATGTCCACGCTGGAGGCACGATATCACTGGATGTCGAAGGACCATCCGTTGACTCTTTACCGGCTGTATCTACAGCTTGCACCGTGAACCTATAAGCCTTCGTCGTCGGGTCGAACGCTGCATCAAAGCTCGTCATCATGGCTTTTGTCACCGTGAATGAAGTCGCCTTTCCATCCGCCGTACTGCCCACCAGATTGCTGCCTTCATAGATGTTGTATTTCGCTACACCTGCGTTATCATAAGCTGGGTTCCAGGTTAACGTAAGGTCACCGTTTGCTGCTACTGCTGGTGTTACACTGCCCGTTCCAGCCCAAGTTGGAGCTGCCAGTCCATCCAAATCGGTTAGTGGTGTGCTTTCTGCCGTATCGTAGCTGTTCTCGATCGTAACGTTTTCGAAGTTAACGGTAACGGCATTCGTCGGGTCATTAGAAACCACATACATACCTATATAGTAGGAATTCGACACCGCCGATTTTGTGCTTGTTGATTTGGCAGGCGTCCATTGAATGGTTCCCGATGAATCCACTTGACCGATATAGGAACGGTAATACGTGGAGGTTGTCGTATCCCCGTCTGCTAGCTTAGAGCCTTGATACGCCAGCTTCAAATAAAAGCTTCCGTCCGCCGCGCTACTGACAGCCGATGCTGTGGTGCTGGTCGTGTTTTTCCCCTGGGTGACATCTCTATATTCATAATAAGGAATGTAGGAAGCTGATCTTCCATTACTTGAGGCGGTTGGTTTGATAATCACACTTGCATTGTTGCTGTTGGCATCCAGGCTGGTTCTAGCCTGCAATCCAATAAACGGAGCAGAAGCACCGCCTATATCAAAGCTTTTCACCTTTGCGATGATCGTACCGTCGCCGCTAAGCTTGGAGCTTAGTCCGACAAATTGTAAGCCATCCAAATCTGCCGCGGTATAACCGGAAGCGATCGCACCGGCGCCTGTAACGGTAAATTCATTGGCAGAACGGTCATAGGACGCGCCTCCCTGTGCACCGACTGGGCCGATGTCTTGGCTTGTAAAGGCTGTATTGTCGTCATTGGCCGGAGGTACGGCCGGTGTCACATGCACCTCGTCAGATTCCACACTCTCGCTGCCTGAATTCGAAGCCGTCACAACATAGTAATACGTGATTCCGTTGGTCAGCCCGAAGTCTGTATAGGCGGTGTCTGTAAGATGGCTTGCGACCGTAATGTAAGTGCCGCTTGTGGTTCCGCGCTTCACATTGTAATAGGTTGCACCCGTTACCGTATTCCAGCTCAACTGGGCTTTCGAATCGCCGGCAATCACCGAGACACCTGTTGGCGCTGCAGGCCTTGCCACCTCCGGTACCACACTGACCTCATTCGAGGTCGAAAGCACACCGGAATCGTTAGCAGCCGTTACCACATAATAATATGCTGTACCGTTGGTCAAACCGGTGTCCTTGTAGCTTGTGCCTGTCAGATGGCTCAACACCGTATCGTACACGCCGCTTGTTGTTCCACGCTTCACATCGTAATAGGTTGCACCTGTTACCGTATTCCAGTAAAGATTGGCCTCACGATCCCCTGCAGTCGCTGAAAGGACCGCTGTGATTGCTGGCGTGTAATAATGAGGAGTCCAGTCGGGTCCGAAATAAGTCGTTATACTTGGAACGGACGTTGGGTCCAACAATGCAGGAACCACTCGACCCGACGTGTCAACCGGCGCACCGTTATAAGTCGTGTTGTACTCAGCAAAGTGTGCGTTTTGTGGCTGAGCACCGCTCATTGAGGTCCAGCCTGCGGGATCAATGACCGTACTGCTTTGAAGCTGGGTATTCATAAAAGTAACCCTCGCTCCTGCTCCCCAAGGTCTTCCAAAGAAGCTGGACTGATCGCTGTGCGTAGCCGTTATTGTGCTATTTACAAATACATATCCATAGGCCGCCGAATCTTTAGCTGCTGTTAAATAACCAGCTTGCGTGGAGTCACTATACCCGGAAAAATTCAGCCTAGCATGATCAAACACAACATTGCCATCGCCATAAATGAAATCTGTATTTCCCTCTATGTAGCTGTCCTTAACGTACATGCTGTGGGTACCGTCTCCGCCCGTATAAAGCGTATCCTGCCCGCCAATAAAGCTGCAGTCGTTAAACTCCACGTTGTCCGCATCGATCGCCATAGCCGCAGCTCTTTCTTGAGCCGCTCTCGAAGTAACATCCAGAGATGCCGTTCGCTCTACAGCGATTGTACTGCCAGCGACGTTACCAAGCTGAACACCGTCATCCAGTTCTTCCTGGGTGACGTATTTGCTGAATGAATTTTCAAATACAATATGTTCGGCTCTGAAGGCTGTAGCGGCACTGGTCAGGTAAACGGTAGCGCCCCACTTATCAGCAGTGTGCTTGTCATATTGATCAAAAGCAAGAGCCGAATTGTACCAACCATCGGTGCCAAGGCTGTAATATTTGTAGCCAATGCCGTAATACCAGGTGATTTTGACCTCCTGAGTAGGGTCTAGGCTTGCGAGAGTGATATAAGGAGTGGCTATTTTCAGCTGCGCTCTGTATACACCTGGCGCGATATGAATGGTAATGCGATGCGCCTCATCCGTCGGATTCATCCGAGCGGCCGCATCCAGGGCATCCTTCACCGTATCAAAGCTGCCTGAATGGGAGCTGTCCCCTACGTAGAGATCAGGAACCCACGCAAGCGGCTCGACAGTTGGATTTACCGGCTCGAACAAAATGTCCTTGCTTACAGCTTGACCGCTCACAACAACATGACCGATGGTGCTGTAATCCTCCGTACAAACCGCGGATATACGGTAAGCACCGTCTCGGAGACTGACCGAATATCCGCCGTTAGCCACTGTACCTGTATAGGTGTATCCATCATCCTCATTCGTAAATGTGATGCTTTGAATTTGGGCGGTAGGGGACAAGCCTTGAAAGGCTCCAGTCGCTGGATACATCATTTTCTTAACAACGTTCATATCTTGATTCGTATCATGAATGATATACACACTGCCGCCGGAGGAAATCTCATAATCGTTTGCCCCCAACAATTCAGCCGTGTAGGAAACCCCTTGTTGAACACCAGCTGTAAAAGTCATCGCCGCCGTATCCACAACAGCCGTAACCGATGCGGCGAGACTGCCCGTCGGAGGGTTCAATTGGATCTGGAGCCCACTGACATCGTAACCGTTGTCAACACCAACGATATGTCCGCTGATGGTAGCGAGGCTGTTCGTGACCACATCGAAACCGATATCTTGAATTCCTGCCGTAATATCGGAAGCAGATACTTGGATCACCTTCGTTGAATCCGAAATCGCGTATTCCGTCATATCCTTCAGCGTGGCAACGTACGTGTAGCCTGGAGCGAGAACAGCATCAAAGGAATTGTCACCATTCACGCTTACATTCGTTGTGTCGTTGGTTGACTGATTGGTGAAATTGAGACTGTAACCAGTAGGCAGCGAATGATTGTTCACGTTAACAATTCCGCTAAGATGAACCCCTGGTGTTCTGACAACACGGTGGAAATAAGGCTTTCCACTGGCTGAAGCTGACACGTAGATCTGGTATTTACCCGTATACTTTGCAATAAAATCATATCTGGCCGGCGTTGTTGCAAAATCCAGCTGATCATCTTGGGTACCGCCATCCGGACCCTCATAAACAAGATGAATCTGCTCCGTGCTTCCGGCGCTTAATCCGCCGTAAACCGTAACCTTATCCCCGGCCGCAACATTGTCGATCGTTATATATCTTCTTGATGTCCCCCCGTTCCATTGCAATAGTACGCTCCGCTCGCATTGTAAGCGTCATCATAACTTTTGGAGGCATTTCCCCATAAAGAAGCACCGTAATTGTAAGTTCCTACGTTCGTCGTACCCTCTTCATAATAATAGAGTCTGTCATTGGACCCTGTTATGATCGATAAATCGCCAAAAGGAATCGTCTGGCTGTTCGCCAACACCCAATTCGTGTTGTAGGTGGTAAACAAGCTAGGTGAGGCATCAAGAAGACTGGATGTGATATGATTCGTGGACAAATTGTATAGTGGATCCGTACTTGGAACCTTAACCCCGCCGAAATCCCATACATCCACTTGTCTGCTGCTGGACGTATCACTGGCATATACAGCGCTTACAAAAGCAAAATTGCTGAATACCATTGAGAGAAGCAACATCATGATTAACAGCTTGTGCAAGCCATCCCTCGACCTTTTCATCATTTTCCCTCTTCCCTCCTAGTGGATTGTACTCGTTCAATATGCAATCGAACCAAACCCGTTACTTGCTTCTAAGGCTGACCAGTCCTGCCCGGGCTCTCCTCTGACTAACTCATAGGAACTTCTCTCCTTTACTTGGAAAATTTTGTACAGTCAACAAACAGTATTTAACCGTATTTCGACCGATTACGTCTATAATCATCTGAACAGATGTTGCGTTGTAGGGGGTTTTTGGGGTTGGGATGCCGAGGAAATGCTATGAGATGGAACGGGAAGTTGAAAAGTCTGCTAGAAGTTCAAGCTGCTGCATAGGAGAGGGCGTTTGAGGCTTTATCGAGAAAAGAAGAAAGCCGAGGGTAAACAGGCTTGAGAACCTGGATCTATGATAATGGCTTCGAAATTCAGACCATTTTATATCATATATCCCCTTCCAACAGCCTCGGCATTTAATAAAAATTCAGGCTAGTCTAGTTGTAAAGAAAGATGTACATACTACGTGTAATGGAATATAATAAAAACACAAAATAACCTTTGATTTCATTGGATTTTTAAGTGTAAAAGGTGGTGTAAAAATGACATACTTCTTTGCTTATGAGCACTTCGATAACCAGGGAGATACGTTAGTTTTTCAACCGAAAGTAAATTACTTCGATTACGACATACAACAATTAATTTTAGAGGCAGAGCGGAATATTGGGGCATTAGCTAGACTTGGTTTGAAAAGCCACCCCCTAAAACCCACAATTTTACGTAACTCATTAGTTAGAACCGCACATTTCACAACCAAAATTGAACAAAACAAGCTGGAGTTCAAAGAAGTTGAGCAAGTCTATCAAAGCTTCAAAAAAAATCCACTATCTATAAAACAAAAAGCACAAATAGAAGTTAAAAACGTCTTCGAGACCTACGAATTGATTTATCGTTTACACCCAAATAAAGATTTTTCAGACATGGATGAACCCATACTTAAACAAATCCAGCAGACTTTAATGAATAACTTAACCGGCTATCCAGAGGGGTATAGGAGTATTTCAGTAGCTCTTCAAGATGGTGATGGGCATATCAGTTACCAGCCTCCAGCATGTAACGATGTTCCGCGTCTCATGCGAGCGTATTTTTCTTGGCTCTATACGAGTGTAACGGGATACATGAATCCTTATGAGACTACAAATGTTAATCTCGAAAAAAAGGTACATCCACTGATCATTTCCCGGATCACACATCATTTAATAGGATACATCCATCCGTTTCCTGATGGTAATGGGAGAACAGCCCGGGCATTTTCTACATTAGTTGGTTTAATCCACGACGACCTTGCCACAATTAAAGATGCATTTAGCGTAGAAGAATTCTTTGATAAAAGAATAGAGGATTACTATGACACGCTAATGGCTGCAACCCAAGGCAACTTAAAGCCATTCATCGTTTTTTATCTCGAATGCGTTAATGCATCCCTTACCAAGGTACTCAAAGAGCTGCAACGTTACGATAGAATCAAACATATTCGTGAAATATTAGGTAGAGGGCATGCGAAAACCATGTTCGAATTAATAAGTAGAATGGAAGACGGAGAAACTTTCCATAGACAATTAT
This genomic window from Paenibacillus hexagrammi contains:
- a CDS encoding GTP-binding protein, whose translation is MKSLLKFITCGSVDDGKSTLIGHMLYDAKLLFADQERALELDSRLGSRGGKIDYSLLLDGLLAEREQGITIDVAYRYFTTDHRSFIVADTPGHEEYTRNMAVGASFADLAVILVDATKGVITQTKRHTRICALMGIKHLVLAVNKMDLVGFDPKIFNDIKEDFARMSSEFSLESIQVIPVSATEGDNITKKSDNTPWYEGLALLPYLENVDVHRSDDSKEFMMPIQRVCRPDHTFRGFQGQIEAGTIAVGDELTTLPSREKAKVKRILVTDQDRNVAHAGQPVTIQLDREVDVSRGCVFTKDNQLQEADSFAATILWMDDSVLTPGKNYLVKVGTKILPGTVTAIKHKIDINTGNTVSANQIVKNELAKCEFSLADDIVFDSFEENKSIGGFILIDRVTNMTSACGVIDEALQSSDRFAGLDTEITRDVRAEQKGQRPLTLWFTGSASDQLTLAKEVEKRLVSTGYHTMLLGNDAGESSQRIAEVAKLMNDAGLIALVANGSTQVGDQATARDVLGTEYLEIEVDASKSSTQEAANDVVKRVTKYLINQ
- a CDS encoding DUF6155 family protein; protein product: MTKISIPDLKKQLKTYKAEELVSIIIDCYKSNNDVKKYIHMMLDPESTENQLFDEAKDKILHQFYPKRGEPKLKLAEAKKAITEFGKLSNNLAKTIDLMIYYVELGVEFTNDYGDMYESYYSSMVSMYQNALNKISADNGIGLYLRFQGRLKAIVRNTDGIGWGFHDGLADLFYDFAVDYEDEPEAE
- the cysD gene encoding sulfate adenylyltransferase subunit CysD; translated protein: MQKQMLDSIDEMTHLDQLEAEAIYIIREVAAECENPVMLYSIGKDSSVMLHLALKAFYPEKPPFPFMHIDTTWKFKEMIEFRDRKAKEFGIQMIVHSNQEGIEQGINPFDHGSAYTDIMKTQALKQGLDKYGFTAAFGGGRRDEEKSRAKERIFSFRNKNHAWDPKNQRPEMWKLFNTRINKGESIRVFPISNWTEKDIWQYIRRENIDIVPLYFAKERPVVERDGHLIMVDDDRMKLEPHEKVEMKKMRFRTLGCYPLTGGAESEADTLDTIIEETLGAVSSERTTRVIDQEAAGSMERRKREGYF
- a CDS encoding S-layer homology domain-containing protein; this encodes MYFGGGLSIVNPSMHTLSVGSTNVTLNGVKIMTFDCNNGDGIDMSGTGLTVINSVFDTGDDDVNFAAGVGAAAEKNHPVENIWIFNNYFRHGHGAVVAGSNTAAWIQNIIAEDNVMNGIGVGLRAKTGAGIGGGARNIVFRDSAMKDVSDGDEYPFEFTSAYPSSTNDPAPDMGRFKHIFVYNVSVDSSTKSAIFVSGTGDAPHEDIHFNKVSFNNTPATSISYLKNSSFTNVSFTNVVKGAEPWAFTNTMNTSVVNDTTAPSWTSGALSAPSISKDSVSLSWNGASDNVSVTAYRLYQDSKLIATVTGSTYPYSVSGLSHNTTYTFTVQAGDAAGNWSINGPSVEVTTKKHKSSDSSNGSGGTTSPADSNEPAESSQDDGTDANLPEQSHKPAPVVAVTPGRPVFDLSDSKSVAVLKEVLTDKLKSSNAPTAFNDVSDHWAAEGIKVFSKLGVVDGYEDGSFKPDANISRGEFAAIVAKAFNIGTGTVYTGTFSDISGNWAKASIMALASNGILNGYEDGTFRADQDITRAEMVAIMSRIIDLSHVQESGSTVFRDIGDSWNKDQIEAAAEAGIINGEDEGSFAPDKSTTRAEALTVLLRSLQLSPEIAALIDSMK